A section of the Virgibacillus sp. NKC19-3 genome encodes:
- the lepB gene encoding signal peptidase I: protein MAKSKSEWIDWLKALLVAFALAFIIRMFFFAPIVVDGPSMLPTLQDKDQMIVNKFIYQIREPERFDIVVFHASTQRDFIKRVIGLPGEHVAYENNVLYINGEAVEEPFITKQTGIYQQHTNDFVLENLPGSYERIPEGYVLVLGDNRKNSTDSRMLGVVSMDEIVGKTNLIYWPVDRMQIVGE, encoded by the coding sequence ATGGCGAAATCAAAAAGTGAATGGATCGATTGGTTAAAAGCATTGCTTGTTGCTTTTGCATTAGCTTTTATCATTCGAATGTTCTTTTTTGCACCGATTGTTGTTGATGGTCCATCCATGCTACCAACATTGCAGGATAAGGATCAAATGATTGTGAATAAATTTATTTATCAAATCAGAGAACCAGAGCGATTTGATATTGTTGTTTTTCATGCTTCCACACAAAGGGATTTTATAAAACGGGTTATTGGCTTACCCGGGGAGCATGTTGCATATGAAAATAATGTCCTGTACATTAATGGTGAAGCGGTGGAAGAGCCATTTATAACAAAACAAACTGGTATATATCAACAGCATACAAACGATTTTGTACTAGAAAACCTACCAGGTAGCTATGAGCGTATACCTGAAGGATATGTGCTTGTTTTAGGAGACAATCGAAAGAACTCAACGGATAGTCGTATGCTAGGCGTTGTTTCCATGGATGAAATTGTTGGAAAGACAAATTTAATCTATTGGCCAGTGGATCGAATGCAAATTGTAGGAGAGTAG
- a CDS encoding KH domain-containing protein, with the protein MKALIETIVTSLVDHPQDIVVTETEEDTKIVYHLTVNADDVGKVIGKNGRIAKAIRTVVYAAKTDAEKRIYLDIM; encoded by the coding sequence ATGAAAGCCCTGATTGAAACCATTGTTACATCTTTAGTTGATCACCCGCAGGACATCGTCGTGACTGAAACAGAAGAAGATACGAAGATCGTTTATCATCTTACTGTGAATGCTGACGATGTTGGTAAGGTGATTGGTAAAAATGGCCGTATTGCAAAAGCAATACGCACAGTCGTATATGCGGCAAAAACGGATGCAGAAAAGCGAATTTATTTGGATATTATGTAA
- the trmD gene encoding tRNA (guanosine(37)-N1)-methyltransferase TrmD, with product MHIDILTLFPEMMTGVLDSSMLKKARDKGKFSYNLVNFRDYSENKHRKVDDYPYGGGAGMVLTPQPIFDAVDAVTNEKETSPRIILMSPQGERYTQQKAEELAHVEHLVFICGHYEGYDERIREYLVTDEISIGDYVLTGGELGAMVVLDSIVRLLPDVLGNTESASRDSFSTGLLEHPHYTRPANFRGMTAPEVLLSGNHANIATWRKRESLKRTYMRRRDLLDNHTLSETEKKLITRIKDDEKL from the coding sequence ATGCATATTGACATATTAACTTTATTTCCGGAAATGATGACAGGTGTTCTCGATTCCTCTATGCTTAAAAAGGCCCGAGATAAAGGTAAGTTCAGCTATAATCTGGTTAATTTCCGAGACTACAGCGAGAACAAGCATCGGAAAGTGGATGATTATCCATATGGTGGTGGAGCAGGTATGGTCTTAACACCGCAACCTATTTTTGATGCGGTAGACGCTGTAACAAATGAAAAAGAGACATCACCTCGGATTATTCTCATGAGTCCACAAGGTGAGCGGTATACCCAACAAAAAGCGGAAGAATTAGCCCATGTTGAGCATCTTGTATTTATTTGCGGGCACTATGAAGGCTATGATGAGCGAATTAGGGAATATCTTGTTACAGATGAAATATCAATCGGTGATTATGTTTTAACAGGTGGTGAGCTTGGTGCGATGGTAGTTCTCGATAGTATTGTTCGATTATTGCCGGATGTTCTCGGAAATACAGAATCAGCATCAAGAGATTCCTTTTCAACAGGATTATTAGAGCACCCACATTACACAAGACCTGCTAATTTTCGAGGGATGACTGCCCCGGAAGTGTTATTATCTGGCAATCACGCAAATATTGCCACGTGGCGAAAGCGTGAGTCACTTAAAAGAACTTACATGCGACGAAGGGATCTACTAGATAATCATACATTATCAGAAACAGAGAAAAAATTAATAACGCGTATTAAAGATGATGAAAAATTGTAG
- the rimM gene encoding ribosome maturation factor RimM (Essential for efficient processing of 16S rRNA) translates to MTEKMFTIGKIINTHGIHGEVKVMRITDFEERFAVGETVYAVKEDGKQVELVITAHRIHKGYDLIFFKGFGTINEVEHLKGTQLKITEGQLTELGENEFYYHEIIGCDVYTVDGGVLGEIKEILSPGANDVWVVKQPGGKDILIPYISDVVIEIDVKAQNVVIEPMEGLLD, encoded by the coding sequence ATGACCGAGAAAATGTTCACGATTGGAAAAATCATCAATACACATGGAATCCATGGGGAAGTTAAAGTAATGCGTATCACTGATTTTGAAGAACGGTTTGCTGTCGGGGAAACAGTATATGCGGTTAAGGAAGATGGAAAACAAGTGGAATTAGTTATTACTGCGCATCGTATACACAAGGGATATGATCTAATCTTTTTTAAAGGATTTGGCACCATTAATGAGGTAGAACATTTAAAGGGGACACAGTTAAAAATTACAGAAGGTCAACTTACCGAATTGGGTGAGAATGAATTTTATTATCACGAAATAATCGGTTGTGATGTATATACAGTTGATGGGGGCGTTTTAGGAGAAATTAAAGAAATTTTATCACCTGGTGCCAATGATGTATGGGTGGTAAAACAACCTGGAGGTAAAGATATATTAATCCCCTATATAAGTGACGTCGTGATAGAAATTGATGTAAAAGCACAAAACGTTGTTATTGAACCAATGGAAGGGTTGCTGGATTAA
- the rplS gene encoding 50S ribosomal protein L19: MQKLIADITKDQLRTDHPDFRPGDTLKVHVKVVEGSRERIQVFEGVVIKRQNGGISETFTVRKISYGVGVERTFPLHSPRIDKIEVSRRGIVRRAKLYYLRNLRGKAARIKERR, translated from the coding sequence ATGCAAAAACTTATTGCAGACATCACAAAGGATCAGTTACGTACCGACCATCCTGATTTCCGCCCAGGTGATACGTTAAAAGTTCACGTGAAAGTTGTTGAAGGAAGTCGTGAGCGTATTCAGGTGTTTGAAGGTGTTGTAATTAAACGCCAAAATGGTGGAATCAGTGAAACATTTACAGTAAGAAAAATCTCTTACGGTGTAGGTGTTGAACGTACATTCCCATTACATTCTCCACGAATTGATAAAATCGAAGTTTCCCGTCGTGGTATTGTACGTCGTGCGAAGCTATACTATCTTCGTAATTTACGCGGAAAAGCAGCACGTATTAAAGAACGCAGATAA
- a CDS encoding YlqD family protein has translation MKIIKNVLIKQIVTEKSKEKLQRNFHESKMRLEQECQQLRFEQRKLENKAGVSKQDIAHRFQQEINNRKEKIKLADFKIEQLNMLELGSEIIEKEVEALVEVGVGSNWDEIMGERAIVIKDDVVIQVDN, from the coding sequence ATGAAGATAATCAAGAATGTCCTAATCAAACAAATTGTCACAGAAAAAAGCAAAGAAAAACTACAGCGAAATTTCCATGAATCTAAAATGCGACTTGAACAAGAGTGTCAACAATTGCGCTTTGAACAACGAAAGCTGGAAAATAAAGCAGGTGTCTCTAAACAAGATATCGCTCATCGTTTTCAGCAGGAAATCAATAATAGAAAAGAAAAAATTAAATTAGCTGATTTTAAAATCGAACAGTTAAATATGCTGGAATTGGGCAGTGAAATTATTGAAAAAGAGGTTGAGGCTCTTGTTGAAGTGGGTGTTGGTTCGAATTGGGATGAAATCATGGGAGAAAGAGCGATTGTTATTAAAGACGATGTCGTAATTCAAGTTGATAATTAG